One region of Drosophila subobscura isolate 14011-0131.10 chromosome J, UCBerk_Dsub_1.0, whole genome shotgun sequence genomic DNA includes:
- the LOC117895131 gene encoding probable E3 ubiquitin-protein ligase HERC4 isoform X3 has protein sequence MALYCWGDTSHGQLGLGGIEDEQILVPSKIPWMPDSAVEQIACGHRHTLFLTANGKVYACGSNDHYQLGHELPTKRPRMSPFLLIPELQDYVVVQIACGSRHSMALTDWGQILSWGDNDCGQLGHSTDKEIIELPKVLRYLVSKTVVQIACGNNHSLALTSCGELYSWGSNIYGQLGVQSPKELTHCNYPLKLTTVLGIPLATIACGGNHSFLISKSSAVFGWGKNTCGQLGLNDEENRAYPTQLKTMRTLGVRYVACGDEYSVFLTNEGGVFTCGAGNYGQLGHGFKSNEMIPRMVMELMGSTITQVACGNRHTLALVPSRGRVYGFGLGSSGQLGSRGTKSLTLPQVVIGPWVSPSGSALLQSSEGAKESVVIQHIFSGGDQSIVTTTLYVNKVPPEDLRRPKSQILALTAEATQQCAHFKQSDQSDLDLLQSMELIFKSQACLNGSFLLPNEKHFGCSARNYGLDLSAAEVAFDHLRNVQNESIKQVILDNVTKELIGSLLASPADVETLRVYLLLPLYHEFMNSKHYQTLQVPLASAILNLTENPSKVLHKWLAQTPVDYFERVVNIFLHVVVHIISFKMKLLPINPTVEGPQRLMPYNADLHVILKVMKDLFLINNSRKERVSYQIFYWPELDWYANVKHEFVRWIMSSPSEFSICHFPFLFDTSAKTSMLQADQVVQMHSAMANAATNQAFFNLLNYGMPISQYIVLNVTRENLVQDSIRELQHYSQSDLKKPLKIKFQDEEAEDAGGVRKEFFMLLLKDLLDPKYGMFKEFEESRVLWFADITFETENMYYLIGVLCGLAIYNFTIINLPFPLALYKKLLNKPVDLSDLRQLSPTEANSMQALLDYDGDDFTEAFDLHFEVTRDVFGETQNLSLKPNGQEIAVTLENRQEFVDLYVDFVINKSSEVHYNAFHKGFMKVCSGRVINLFQPEELMAVVVGNEEYDWQALEDNCEYKDGYSSGDETIKWFWEVIHDLSEAEKRSFLLYLTGSDRIPIQGMKALGFTIQPTTDERFLPVAHTCFNLLDLPRYKTKERLKYKLLQAIQQTQGFSLV, from the exons ATGGCCCTATATTGCTGGGGCGACACCTCGCACGGCCAATTGGGACTCGGAGGCATCGAGGATGAGcag ATCCTTGTACCCAGCAAGATACCATGGATGCCAGATTCGGCGGTGGAGCAGATTGCCTGCGGTCATCGCCACACGCTCTTCCTCACTGCCAATGGGAAGGTGTACGCCTGCGGGAGCAACGATCACTACCAGCTGGGGCACGAGCTGCCCACCAAAAGGCCACGTATGTCGCCATTTC TGCTGATACCGGAGCTGCAGGACTATGTTGTCGTACAGATTGCCTGTGGCAGTCGCCATTCCATGGCTCTCACCGATTGGGGCCAGATCCTGAGCTGGGGCGACAACGACTGCGGACAGCTGGGCCATTCCACCGATAAGGAGATCATTGAGCTGCCAAAGGTCTTGCGCTATCTCGTGTCCAAGACGGTGGTGCAGATTGCATGCGGCAACAATCACAGTCTCGCACTCACGAGTT GTGGCGAGCTCTACTCCTGGGGCTCCAACATCTACGGACAGCTGGGCGTTCAGTCTCCCAAGGAGCTGACGCATTGCAATTATCCGCTGAAGCTCACGACCGTCTTGGGCATCCCACTGGCCACCATAGCCTGTGGCGGCAACCATTCGTTCCTCATCTCCAAGTCCAGTGCCGTGTTCGGCTGGGGCAAGAACACTTGCGGCCAGTTGGGGCTCAACGATGAGGAGAATCGTGCATATCCCACACAGCTAAAGACAATGCGCACGCTGGGTGTGAGATACGTGGCCTGTGGAGATGAGTATTCCGTGTTCCTGACCAACGAGGGCGGCGTGTTCACCTGCGGCGCTGGCAACTACGGACAGCTGGGGCATGGCTTCAAGTCCAACGAGATGATACCCCGCATGGTCATGGAACTGATGGGCAGCACCATCACACAGGTGGCCTGCGGCAATCGCCACACCCTCGCTCTGGTGCCCTCCCGTGGCCGTGTGTATGGCTTTGGTTTGGGCAGCTCTGGGCAGCTGGGATCGCGAGGCACTAAAAGTCTGACGCTGCCACAGGTGGTCATCGGTCCCTGGGTCTCGCCCAGTGGCTCCGCTTTGCTGCAATCGAGCGAAGGAGCCAAGGAATCGGTGGTCATTCAGCATATCTTCTCCGGCGGAGATCAATCGATTGTGACGACCACTCTCTATGTGAACAAGGTGCCACCGGAAGATCTGC GCAGACCCAAATCCCAGATTCTTGCGCTAACGGCAGAGGCCACACAGCAGTGTGCGCATTTCAAGCAGAGTGACCAAAGCGACTTGGATCTGCTGCAGTCCATGGAGCTGATCTTCAAGAGTCAGGCGTGCCTGAATGGCTCGTTTTTGCTGCCAAACGAGAAGCATTTTGGCTGCTCTGCACGTAATTATGGACTGGATCTGAGTGCGGCCGAGGTGGCATTCGATCATCTACGAAATGTGCAGAACGAGAGCATCAAGCAGGTG ATCTTGGATAATGTAACAAAAGAGCTGATTGGCTCGCTGCTGGCCTCCCCGGCGGATGTGGAGACCCTGCGCgtgtatctgctgctgccgctgtatCACGAATTCATGAACTCCAAACACTACCAGACGCTGCAGGTGCCACTGGCCAGTGCCATACTCAACTTGACGGAGAACCCAAGCAAGGTGCTGCACAAATGGTTGGCCCAAACGCCAGTGGATTATTTCGAGCGTGTCGTTAACATATTTCTGCATGTGGTGGTGCACATAATTAGTTTCAAAATGAAACTGCTGCCCATCAATCCAACGGTGGAGGGTCCACAAAGG TTAATGCCATACAATGCCGATTTGCATGTTATTCTAAAGGTAATGAAAGATCTCTTCCTCATCAACAATTCGCGAAAGGAGCGCGTCAGCTATCAGATCTTCTATTGGCCCGAACTCGACTGGTATGCGAATGTCAAGCATGAGTTTGTTAGATGGATAATGAGCAGCCCGAGCGAGTTTAGCATTTGTCATTTTCCATTCCTATTCGATACGTCGGCCAAGACATCGATGCTGCAGGCGGATCAAGTGGTCCAAATGCATTCAGCAATGGCCAATGCGGCCACAAAT CAGGCATTTTTTAATCTTCTCAACTACGGCATGCCCATCTCCCAGTATATTGTGTTGAATGTGACGCGGGAGAACCTCGTTCAGGACTCCATTCGAGAGCTGCAGCACTACTCGCAGAGTGATCTCAAGAAGCCGCTGAAGATCAAGTTCCAGGACGAGGAGGCCGAGGATGCTGGCGGCGTGCGCAAGGAGTTcttcatgctgctgctcaaggatCTACTGGATCCAAAGTACGGCATGTTCAAGGAGTTCGAGGAGTCGCGCGTGCTGTGGTTCGCGGACATTACCTTTGAAACGGAGAACATGTACTACCTCATTGGCGTCCTCTGCGGCCTGGCCATCTACAATTTCACAATCATCAATCTGCCCTTTCCCCTGGCGCTCTACAAGAAGCTGCTGAACAAACCCGTGGATCTGAGTGATCTGCGACAGCTGTCGCCCACGGAGGCCAATTCCATGCAGGCGCTGCTCGACTATGATGGCGATGACTTCACAGAGGCCTTTGATCTGCATTTCGAGGTAACACGCGATGTGTTCGGGGAGACGCAGAACTTAAGCCTGAAGCCGAATGGCCAAGAGATTGCTGTAACGCTGGAGAACAGGCAGGAGTTTGTGGATCTCTATGTGGATTTTGTGATCAACAAGTCGTCGGAGGTGCACTACAATGCCTTCCACAAGGGCTTCATGAAGGTCTGTTCGGGTCGTGTCATAAACCTATTCCAGCCGGAGGAACTGATGGCTGTGGTCGTGGGCAATGAGGAGTATGACTGGCAGGCCCTAGAGGATAATTGCGAATACAAAGACGGTTACTCTTCCGGCGATGAGACA ATCAAATGGTTCTGGGAGGTGATTCATGATCTATCCGAAGCGGAAAAGAGAAGCTTCCTTCTCTATTTAACTGGCAGCGATCGTATACCCATTCAGGGCATGAAGGCCTTGGGG TTCACCATACAACCCACCACCGATGAACGTTTCCTGCCAGTGGCCCACACGTGCTTCAATCTGTTGGATTTGCCACGCTACAAGACGAAGGAGCGCCTCAAATACAAACTACTGCAGGCCATACAGCAAACGCAGGGATTTAGTCTGGTCTGA
- the LOC117895131 gene encoding probable E3 ubiquitin-protein ligase HERC4 isoform X2: protein MALYCWGDTSHGQLGLGGIEDEQILVPSKIPWMPDSAVEQIACGHRHTLFLTANGKVYACGSNDHYQLGHELPTKRPRMSPFLLIPELQDYVVVQIACGSRHSMALTDWGQILSWGDNDCGQLGHSTDKEIIELPKVLRYLVSKTVVQIACGNNHSLALTSCGELYSWGSNIYGQLGVQSPKELTHCNYPLKLTTVLGIPLATIACGGNHSFLISKSSAVFGWGKNTCGQLGLNDEENRAYPTQLKTMRTLGVRYVACGDEYSVFLTNEGGVFTCGAGNYGQLGHGFKSNEMIPRMVMELMGSTITQVACGNRHTLALVPSRGRVYGFGLGSSGQLGSRGTKSLTLPQVVIGPWVSPSGSALLQSSEGAKESVVIQHIFSGGDQSIVTTTLYVNKVPPEDLRSYKPKSQILALTAEATQQCAHFKQSDQSDLDLLQSMELIFKSQACLNGSFLLPNEKHFGCSARNYGLDLSAAEVAFDHLRNVQNESIKQVILDNVTKELIGSLLASPADVETLRVYLLLPLYHEFMNSKHYQTLQVPLASAILNLTENPSKVLHKWLAQTPVDYFERVVNIFLHVVVHIISFKMKLLPINPTVEGPQRLMPYNADLHVILKVMKDLFLINNSRKERVSYQIFYWPELDWYANVKHEFVRWIMSSPSEFSICHFPFLFDTSAKTSMLQADQVVQMHSAMANAATNAFFNLLNYGMPISQYIVLNVTRENLVQDSIRELQHYSQSDLKKPLKIKFQDEEAEDAGGVRKEFFMLLLKDLLDPKYGMFKEFEESRVLWFADITFETENMYYLIGVLCGLAIYNFTIINLPFPLALYKKLLNKPVDLSDLRQLSPTEANSMQALLDYDGDDFTEAFDLHFEVTRDVFGETQNLSLKPNGQEIAVTLENRQEFVDLYVDFVINKSSEVHYNAFHKGFMKVCSGRVINLFQPEELMAVVVGNEEYDWQALEDNCEYKDGYSSGDETIKWFWEVIHDLSEAEKRSFLLYLTGSDRIPIQGMKALGFTIQPTTDERFLPVAHTCFNLLDLPRYKTKERLKYKLLQAIQQTQGFSLV from the exons ATGGCCCTATATTGCTGGGGCGACACCTCGCACGGCCAATTGGGACTCGGAGGCATCGAGGATGAGcag ATCCTTGTACCCAGCAAGATACCATGGATGCCAGATTCGGCGGTGGAGCAGATTGCCTGCGGTCATCGCCACACGCTCTTCCTCACTGCCAATGGGAAGGTGTACGCCTGCGGGAGCAACGATCACTACCAGCTGGGGCACGAGCTGCCCACCAAAAGGCCACGTATGTCGCCATTTC TGCTGATACCGGAGCTGCAGGACTATGTTGTCGTACAGATTGCCTGTGGCAGTCGCCATTCCATGGCTCTCACCGATTGGGGCCAGATCCTGAGCTGGGGCGACAACGACTGCGGACAGCTGGGCCATTCCACCGATAAGGAGATCATTGAGCTGCCAAAGGTCTTGCGCTATCTCGTGTCCAAGACGGTGGTGCAGATTGCATGCGGCAACAATCACAGTCTCGCACTCACGAGTT GTGGCGAGCTCTACTCCTGGGGCTCCAACATCTACGGACAGCTGGGCGTTCAGTCTCCCAAGGAGCTGACGCATTGCAATTATCCGCTGAAGCTCACGACCGTCTTGGGCATCCCACTGGCCACCATAGCCTGTGGCGGCAACCATTCGTTCCTCATCTCCAAGTCCAGTGCCGTGTTCGGCTGGGGCAAGAACACTTGCGGCCAGTTGGGGCTCAACGATGAGGAGAATCGTGCATATCCCACACAGCTAAAGACAATGCGCACGCTGGGTGTGAGATACGTGGCCTGTGGAGATGAGTATTCCGTGTTCCTGACCAACGAGGGCGGCGTGTTCACCTGCGGCGCTGGCAACTACGGACAGCTGGGGCATGGCTTCAAGTCCAACGAGATGATACCCCGCATGGTCATGGAACTGATGGGCAGCACCATCACACAGGTGGCCTGCGGCAATCGCCACACCCTCGCTCTGGTGCCCTCCCGTGGCCGTGTGTATGGCTTTGGTTTGGGCAGCTCTGGGCAGCTGGGATCGCGAGGCACTAAAAGTCTGACGCTGCCACAGGTGGTCATCGGTCCCTGGGTCTCGCCCAGTGGCTCCGCTTTGCTGCAATCGAGCGAAGGAGCCAAGGAATCGGTGGTCATTCAGCATATCTTCTCCGGCGGAGATCAATCGATTGTGACGACCACTCTCTATGTGAACAAGGTGCCACCGGAAGATCTGCGCAGCTAcaa ACCCAAATCCCAGATTCTTGCGCTAACGGCAGAGGCCACACAGCAGTGTGCGCATTTCAAGCAGAGTGACCAAAGCGACTTGGATCTGCTGCAGTCCATGGAGCTGATCTTCAAGAGTCAGGCGTGCCTGAATGGCTCGTTTTTGCTGCCAAACGAGAAGCATTTTGGCTGCTCTGCACGTAATTATGGACTGGATCTGAGTGCGGCCGAGGTGGCATTCGATCATCTACGAAATGTGCAGAACGAGAGCATCAAGCAGGTG ATCTTGGATAATGTAACAAAAGAGCTGATTGGCTCGCTGCTGGCCTCCCCGGCGGATGTGGAGACCCTGCGCgtgtatctgctgctgccgctgtatCACGAATTCATGAACTCCAAACACTACCAGACGCTGCAGGTGCCACTGGCCAGTGCCATACTCAACTTGACGGAGAACCCAAGCAAGGTGCTGCACAAATGGTTGGCCCAAACGCCAGTGGATTATTTCGAGCGTGTCGTTAACATATTTCTGCATGTGGTGGTGCACATAATTAGTTTCAAAATGAAACTGCTGCCCATCAATCCAACGGTGGAGGGTCCACAAAGG TTAATGCCATACAATGCCGATTTGCATGTTATTCTAAAGGTAATGAAAGATCTCTTCCTCATCAACAATTCGCGAAAGGAGCGCGTCAGCTATCAGATCTTCTATTGGCCCGAACTCGACTGGTATGCGAATGTCAAGCATGAGTTTGTTAGATGGATAATGAGCAGCCCGAGCGAGTTTAGCATTTGTCATTTTCCATTCCTATTCGATACGTCGGCCAAGACATCGATGCTGCAGGCGGATCAAGTGGTCCAAATGCATTCAGCAATGGCCAATGCGGCCACAAAT GCATTTTTTAATCTTCTCAACTACGGCATGCCCATCTCCCAGTATATTGTGTTGAATGTGACGCGGGAGAACCTCGTTCAGGACTCCATTCGAGAGCTGCAGCACTACTCGCAGAGTGATCTCAAGAAGCCGCTGAAGATCAAGTTCCAGGACGAGGAGGCCGAGGATGCTGGCGGCGTGCGCAAGGAGTTcttcatgctgctgctcaaggatCTACTGGATCCAAAGTACGGCATGTTCAAGGAGTTCGAGGAGTCGCGCGTGCTGTGGTTCGCGGACATTACCTTTGAAACGGAGAACATGTACTACCTCATTGGCGTCCTCTGCGGCCTGGCCATCTACAATTTCACAATCATCAATCTGCCCTTTCCCCTGGCGCTCTACAAGAAGCTGCTGAACAAACCCGTGGATCTGAGTGATCTGCGACAGCTGTCGCCCACGGAGGCCAATTCCATGCAGGCGCTGCTCGACTATGATGGCGATGACTTCACAGAGGCCTTTGATCTGCATTTCGAGGTAACACGCGATGTGTTCGGGGAGACGCAGAACTTAAGCCTGAAGCCGAATGGCCAAGAGATTGCTGTAACGCTGGAGAACAGGCAGGAGTTTGTGGATCTCTATGTGGATTTTGTGATCAACAAGTCGTCGGAGGTGCACTACAATGCCTTCCACAAGGGCTTCATGAAGGTCTGTTCGGGTCGTGTCATAAACCTATTCCAGCCGGAGGAACTGATGGCTGTGGTCGTGGGCAATGAGGAGTATGACTGGCAGGCCCTAGAGGATAATTGCGAATACAAAGACGGTTACTCTTCCGGCGATGAGACA ATCAAATGGTTCTGGGAGGTGATTCATGATCTATCCGAAGCGGAAAAGAGAAGCTTCCTTCTCTATTTAACTGGCAGCGATCGTATACCCATTCAGGGCATGAAGGCCTTGGGG TTCACCATACAACCCACCACCGATGAACGTTTCCTGCCAGTGGCCCACACGTGCTTCAATCTGTTGGATTTGCCACGCTACAAGACGAAGGAGCGCCTCAAATACAAACTACTGCAGGCCATACAGCAAACGCAGGGATTTAGTCTGGTCTGA
- the LOC117895131 gene encoding probable E3 ubiquitin-protein ligase HERC4 isoform X1, which produces MALYCWGDTSHGQLGLGGIEDEQILVPSKIPWMPDSAVEQIACGHRHTLFLTANGKVYACGSNDHYQLGHELPTKRPRMSPFLLIPELQDYVVVQIACGSRHSMALTDWGQILSWGDNDCGQLGHSTDKEIIELPKVLRYLVSKTVVQIACGNNHSLALTSCGELYSWGSNIYGQLGVQSPKELTHCNYPLKLTTVLGIPLATIACGGNHSFLISKSSAVFGWGKNTCGQLGLNDEENRAYPTQLKTMRTLGVRYVACGDEYSVFLTNEGGVFTCGAGNYGQLGHGFKSNEMIPRMVMELMGSTITQVACGNRHTLALVPSRGRVYGFGLGSSGQLGSRGTKSLTLPQVVIGPWVSPSGSALLQSSEGAKESVVIQHIFSGGDQSIVTTTLYVNKVPPEDLRSYKPKSQILALTAEATQQCAHFKQSDQSDLDLLQSMELIFKSQACLNGSFLLPNEKHFGCSARNYGLDLSAAEVAFDHLRNVQNESIKQVILDNVTKELIGSLLASPADVETLRVYLLLPLYHEFMNSKHYQTLQVPLASAILNLTENPSKVLHKWLAQTPVDYFERVVNIFLHVVVHIISFKMKLLPINPTVEGPQRLMPYNADLHVILKVMKDLFLINNSRKERVSYQIFYWPELDWYANVKHEFVRWIMSSPSEFSICHFPFLFDTSAKTSMLQADQVVQMHSAMANAATNQAFFNLLNYGMPISQYIVLNVTRENLVQDSIRELQHYSQSDLKKPLKIKFQDEEAEDAGGVRKEFFMLLLKDLLDPKYGMFKEFEESRVLWFADITFETENMYYLIGVLCGLAIYNFTIINLPFPLALYKKLLNKPVDLSDLRQLSPTEANSMQALLDYDGDDFTEAFDLHFEVTRDVFGETQNLSLKPNGQEIAVTLENRQEFVDLYVDFVINKSSEVHYNAFHKGFMKVCSGRVINLFQPEELMAVVVGNEEYDWQALEDNCEYKDGYSSGDETIKWFWEVIHDLSEAEKRSFLLYLTGSDRIPIQGMKALGFTIQPTTDERFLPVAHTCFNLLDLPRYKTKERLKYKLLQAIQQTQGFSLV; this is translated from the exons ATGGCCCTATATTGCTGGGGCGACACCTCGCACGGCCAATTGGGACTCGGAGGCATCGAGGATGAGcag ATCCTTGTACCCAGCAAGATACCATGGATGCCAGATTCGGCGGTGGAGCAGATTGCCTGCGGTCATCGCCACACGCTCTTCCTCACTGCCAATGGGAAGGTGTACGCCTGCGGGAGCAACGATCACTACCAGCTGGGGCACGAGCTGCCCACCAAAAGGCCACGTATGTCGCCATTTC TGCTGATACCGGAGCTGCAGGACTATGTTGTCGTACAGATTGCCTGTGGCAGTCGCCATTCCATGGCTCTCACCGATTGGGGCCAGATCCTGAGCTGGGGCGACAACGACTGCGGACAGCTGGGCCATTCCACCGATAAGGAGATCATTGAGCTGCCAAAGGTCTTGCGCTATCTCGTGTCCAAGACGGTGGTGCAGATTGCATGCGGCAACAATCACAGTCTCGCACTCACGAGTT GTGGCGAGCTCTACTCCTGGGGCTCCAACATCTACGGACAGCTGGGCGTTCAGTCTCCCAAGGAGCTGACGCATTGCAATTATCCGCTGAAGCTCACGACCGTCTTGGGCATCCCACTGGCCACCATAGCCTGTGGCGGCAACCATTCGTTCCTCATCTCCAAGTCCAGTGCCGTGTTCGGCTGGGGCAAGAACACTTGCGGCCAGTTGGGGCTCAACGATGAGGAGAATCGTGCATATCCCACACAGCTAAAGACAATGCGCACGCTGGGTGTGAGATACGTGGCCTGTGGAGATGAGTATTCCGTGTTCCTGACCAACGAGGGCGGCGTGTTCACCTGCGGCGCTGGCAACTACGGACAGCTGGGGCATGGCTTCAAGTCCAACGAGATGATACCCCGCATGGTCATGGAACTGATGGGCAGCACCATCACACAGGTGGCCTGCGGCAATCGCCACACCCTCGCTCTGGTGCCCTCCCGTGGCCGTGTGTATGGCTTTGGTTTGGGCAGCTCTGGGCAGCTGGGATCGCGAGGCACTAAAAGTCTGACGCTGCCACAGGTGGTCATCGGTCCCTGGGTCTCGCCCAGTGGCTCCGCTTTGCTGCAATCGAGCGAAGGAGCCAAGGAATCGGTGGTCATTCAGCATATCTTCTCCGGCGGAGATCAATCGATTGTGACGACCACTCTCTATGTGAACAAGGTGCCACCGGAAGATCTGCGCAGCTAcaa ACCCAAATCCCAGATTCTTGCGCTAACGGCAGAGGCCACACAGCAGTGTGCGCATTTCAAGCAGAGTGACCAAAGCGACTTGGATCTGCTGCAGTCCATGGAGCTGATCTTCAAGAGTCAGGCGTGCCTGAATGGCTCGTTTTTGCTGCCAAACGAGAAGCATTTTGGCTGCTCTGCACGTAATTATGGACTGGATCTGAGTGCGGCCGAGGTGGCATTCGATCATCTACGAAATGTGCAGAACGAGAGCATCAAGCAGGTG ATCTTGGATAATGTAACAAAAGAGCTGATTGGCTCGCTGCTGGCCTCCCCGGCGGATGTGGAGACCCTGCGCgtgtatctgctgctgccgctgtatCACGAATTCATGAACTCCAAACACTACCAGACGCTGCAGGTGCCACTGGCCAGTGCCATACTCAACTTGACGGAGAACCCAAGCAAGGTGCTGCACAAATGGTTGGCCCAAACGCCAGTGGATTATTTCGAGCGTGTCGTTAACATATTTCTGCATGTGGTGGTGCACATAATTAGTTTCAAAATGAAACTGCTGCCCATCAATCCAACGGTGGAGGGTCCACAAAGG TTAATGCCATACAATGCCGATTTGCATGTTATTCTAAAGGTAATGAAAGATCTCTTCCTCATCAACAATTCGCGAAAGGAGCGCGTCAGCTATCAGATCTTCTATTGGCCCGAACTCGACTGGTATGCGAATGTCAAGCATGAGTTTGTTAGATGGATAATGAGCAGCCCGAGCGAGTTTAGCATTTGTCATTTTCCATTCCTATTCGATACGTCGGCCAAGACATCGATGCTGCAGGCGGATCAAGTGGTCCAAATGCATTCAGCAATGGCCAATGCGGCCACAAAT CAGGCATTTTTTAATCTTCTCAACTACGGCATGCCCATCTCCCAGTATATTGTGTTGAATGTGACGCGGGAGAACCTCGTTCAGGACTCCATTCGAGAGCTGCAGCACTACTCGCAGAGTGATCTCAAGAAGCCGCTGAAGATCAAGTTCCAGGACGAGGAGGCCGAGGATGCTGGCGGCGTGCGCAAGGAGTTcttcatgctgctgctcaaggatCTACTGGATCCAAAGTACGGCATGTTCAAGGAGTTCGAGGAGTCGCGCGTGCTGTGGTTCGCGGACATTACCTTTGAAACGGAGAACATGTACTACCTCATTGGCGTCCTCTGCGGCCTGGCCATCTACAATTTCACAATCATCAATCTGCCCTTTCCCCTGGCGCTCTACAAGAAGCTGCTGAACAAACCCGTGGATCTGAGTGATCTGCGACAGCTGTCGCCCACGGAGGCCAATTCCATGCAGGCGCTGCTCGACTATGATGGCGATGACTTCACAGAGGCCTTTGATCTGCATTTCGAGGTAACACGCGATGTGTTCGGGGAGACGCAGAACTTAAGCCTGAAGCCGAATGGCCAAGAGATTGCTGTAACGCTGGAGAACAGGCAGGAGTTTGTGGATCTCTATGTGGATTTTGTGATCAACAAGTCGTCGGAGGTGCACTACAATGCCTTCCACAAGGGCTTCATGAAGGTCTGTTCGGGTCGTGTCATAAACCTATTCCAGCCGGAGGAACTGATGGCTGTGGTCGTGGGCAATGAGGAGTATGACTGGCAGGCCCTAGAGGATAATTGCGAATACAAAGACGGTTACTCTTCCGGCGATGAGACA ATCAAATGGTTCTGGGAGGTGATTCATGATCTATCCGAAGCGGAAAAGAGAAGCTTCCTTCTCTATTTAACTGGCAGCGATCGTATACCCATTCAGGGCATGAAGGCCTTGGGG TTCACCATACAACCCACCACCGATGAACGTTTCCTGCCAGTGGCCCACACGTGCTTCAATCTGTTGGATTTGCCACGCTACAAGACGAAGGAGCGCCTCAAATACAAACTACTGCAGGCCATACAGCAAACGCAGGGATTTAGTCTGGTCTGA